The DNA sequence ATCAATCCCCGATTCGATAATGGCGCTGCACAGCAGAATATCGTAATCCTTCTTCAGAAACCCCAGCATCACATCTTCCAGTTCGTGCTCATGCATCTGCCCGTGCGCCACCGCGATGCGGATATGCGGCAGCAACTTGCTCAGGTAGCGGTGCATCGATTCGATTGTCTCCACCCGGTTGTGCACGAAATACACCTGCCCCTTGCGCTGCACCTCGAAATTCACCGCCTCGTATACCACCTTCGGATCAAACTCCGCAATCTCCGTGATGATCGGTTGGCGATCCTTCGGTGAGGTGCTGATCAGCGACATGTCCCGCGCCCCCAGCAGCGACATCTGCAGCGTCCGCGGGATCGGCGTCGCCGTCAGCGTCAAACAGTCTGCCAGCTGCCGCAGCCGTTTCAGCCGCTCCTTGTGTGCCACTCCGAACCGCTGTTCCTCGTCGACGATGATTAGCCCCAAATTGGGAATCTCCAGATCCTTCTGCAGCAGCCGGTGTGTCCCGATCACGACGTCGATCTTCTGCGCCTTCAACTCCTCGATCACCTGCTTCTGCTCCGCCCGCGTGCGGAATCGCGACAACATCTCAACCCGCAAGGGGAACTGCCCGAGTCGCCGGCGGAACGTCTCCAGATGCTGCTGCGCCAGAATCGTCGTCGGCACCAGCACCGCCACCTGCTTTCCGCCCGCAATGGCTTTCAGCGCCGCCCGGATCGCCACCTCGGTCTTGCCGAATCCCACGTCGCCGCAGATCAGCCGATCCATCGGCGCGCTCTTCACCATGTCCGTTTTCACCGCCGTGATGGCCGTCAACTGATCGGCCGTCTCCTCGAACGGGAACGAGGCCTCCAACTGCCGCATCCAGTCGTCGTCGGCGGGGAAGGCCACTCCTGGCCGCGCCTTGCGCGCCGCATACAACCGGATCAGTTCCTCCGCCATCTCGGCGATCGCCCGCTTCGTCCGCGCCTTGACCTTCTCCCAGTTCTTGCCGCCCAGTTTCGTCAGTTGCGGCGCGCCCTCCTTGCCGACGTATTTCTGCACCCGCCCGAACTGCTCGATCGGCACGTACAGCTTGTCCTCGTCGGCATAGGCAATCTGCAGGCATTCCCGCTTGCGCCCGCCGATGGCGATCTCTTTCAGGCCGCGATAGCGCCCGATCCCGTAGTCGACGTGCACGATGTAGTCGCCGATCTCCAGCGCATTGTAGGAGCTGATCGCCTGTCCCTCTTTGAAGCGCCGCCGCCGATGCCGGATCACCTGTCGCTCAAAGATCTGGTGGTCCGTCAGGATGATCGTTTCGATGTCGGGCAGCACGAATCCGCGTTGCAGACTGCTGACGGCGAAATGCACCCGCTCAACATACTCCGGCAGCAGCTCTTGTAGCCGGTCGCGCTGGAGCTGGTTGTCCGACATCAGAAACACCGTCTTGCGTTCG is a window from the Candidatus Zixiibacteriota bacterium genome containing:
- the mfd gene encoding transcription-repair coupling factor translates to FTSANPVRCEFFGDFIDSIRVFSVLSQRSIENIHQIAIIPRREVPFAPEELETWIDCLDGPTAEVLRDKCLGGFEHPGLEWLAPLLQVEREPLTAHLPEGTLTYLTDEAAITERLEKLHEDAEALYEEFRSQLPTAPPPSQIYVGVDALADSLERLPAVIERPLGSTATGVNFHFKEHPSFNGQISLLRQMLDGWLSERKTVFLMSDNQLQRDRLQELLPEYVERVHFAVSSLQRGFVLPDIETIILTDHQIFERQVIRHRRRRFKEGQAISSYNALEIGDYIVHVDYGIGRYRGLKEIAIGGRKRECLQIAYADEDKLYVPIEQFGRVQKYVGKEGAPQLTKLGGKNWEKVKARTKRAIAEMAEELIRLYAARKARPGVAFPADDDWMRQLEASFPFEETADQLTAITAVKTDMVKSAPMDRLICGDVGFGKTEVAIRAALKAIAGGKQVAVLVPTTILAQQHLETFRRRLGQFPLRVEMLSRFRTRAEQKQVIEELKAQKIDVVIGTHRLLQKDLEIPNLGLIIVDEEQRFGVAHKERLKRLRQLADCLTLTATPIPRTLQMSLLGARDMSLISTSPKDRQPIITEIAEFDPKVVYEAVNFEVQRKGQVYFVHNRVETIESMHRYLSKLLPHIRIAVAHGQMHEHELEDVMLGFLKKDYDILLCSAIIESGIDIPSVNTIIINRADRFGLAQLYQLRGRVGRSQQRAFAYLLVPPVKQLTDTARKRLKAIEQHTDLGSGFHLAMKDLEIRGAGNLLGPQQHGFIEEVGFDLYCRLLEEAVAELKGESLEGDFEVKLEIDVDSYIPDTYIEDARQRVEIYRKIADAKTLAELEAVQGELEDRFGKYGEETQNLLDLMAINILARRQKIGRVRLAERKLTMVYAEGELPGKKQIERLRVAAPDKIEFDSSEGFAVKIVFPEGEKRPIGAARNLLLTQQVSV